From a region of the Panicum virgatum strain AP13 chromosome 2K, P.virgatum_v5, whole genome shotgun sequence genome:
- the LOC120676254 gene encoding UDP-glycosyltransferase 90A1-like: MAVASSTPETHAALPHIAMFPFLAKGHTIPMIHLAHYLHRHGLAAVTFFTTPGNAAAFVREGLSGADAAVVELTFPADVPGIPPGVESAEGLTSLASFAVFADATSLLRPQLEASLADMQPPPSLLVTDPFLYWTKASAERLGVPKVSFFGISAFAQVMREVRVRHDPCATLNHDDVVDADGNPATFTVPEFPHIKLTFEDFMAPFGDPASIAPMRELDGKLGKAIEESQGLIINTFHGLESPYVDFWNQHVGPRAWPVGPLCLAQPASAPSEARVRPSWMEWLDNKAADGRAVLYVALGTLAAIPEPQLKAVADGLERAEVDFIWAVRPMNIDLGVGFEERTKGRGLVVREWVDQLEILKHQSVRGFLSHCGWNSVLESVAAGVPLAVWPMHADQPFNAKFVVDELKIAVRVQTSDRTIRGLVTSEEVSKVVRVLMLGEEGVEAAKNVAELSACAKEAMEEGGPSWKALKDMISELCVKKVNGNLEESQDEKVVDA; encoded by the coding sequence ATGGCTGTTGCCTCTTCGACTCCAGAGACCCATGCTGCGCTCCCCCACATCGCCATGTTCCCCTTCCTGGCCAAGGGCCACACGATCCCGATGATCCACCTCGCGCACTACCTCCACCGCcacggcctcgccgccgtcacCTTCTTCACCACGCCCGGCAACGCCGCTGCCTTCGTCCGGGAGGGTCTGTCCGGCGcggacgccgccgtcgtcgagcTCACCTTCCCGGCCGACGTCCCGGGCATCCCGCCGGGCGTCGAGAGCGCCGAGGGGCTCACGTCGCTGGCCTCCTTCGCCGTCTTCGCCGACGCCACGTCGCTGCTCCGGCCACAGCTCGAGGCCTCGCTCGCTGACATGCAGCCGCCGCCCAGCCTCCTCGTCACCGACCCGTTCCTGTACTGGACGAAGGCGTCCGCGGAGAGGCTCGGCGTCCCGAAGGTGTCCTTCTTCGGCATCTCGGCGTTCGCGCAGGTCATGCGGGAGGTGCGCGTGCGCCACGACCCGTGCGCGACGCTGAACCACGACGACGTCGTCGACGCGGACGGCAACCCGGCCACCTTCACCGTGCCGGAGTTCCCGCACATAAAGCTCACCTTCGAAGACTTCATGGCGCCCTTCGGCGACCCGGCCTCCATAGCGCCCATGCGGGAGCTCGACGGTAAGCTGGGGAAGGCCATAGAGGAGAGCCAAGGGCTGATCATCAACACCTTCCATGGCCTCGAATCTCCCTACGTTGACTTCTGGAACCAGCATGTGGGCCCAAGGGCCTGGCCCGTCGGGCCCCTCTGCCTGGCCCAACCAGCATCGGCACCGTCCGAGGCCCGGGTCCGGCCCTCTTGGATGGAGTGGCTTGACAACAAGGCGGCCGATGGCAGGGCGGTGCTGTATGTTGCTCTCGGGACGCTGGCGGCGATCCCGGAGCCACAGTTGAAGGCTGTCGCGGATGGGCTTGAGCGGGCTGAGGTGGACTTCATATGGGCTGTTAGGCCCATGAACATTGACCTTGGTGTGGGTTTCGAGGAGCGCACAAAGGGCAGAGGCTTGGTGGTGAGGGAGTGGGTGGACCAGCTGGAGATCTTGAAGCATCAAAGTGTGCGAGGGTTCTTGAGCCATTGCGGGTGGAACTCGGTACTCGAGAGTGTCGCAGCCGGTGTGCCGCTAGCGGTTTGGCCTATGCATGCCGATCAACCTTTCAATGCAAAGTTCGTAGTTGATGAGTTGAAGATCGCGGTGAGAGTTCAGACAAGTGACAGAACTATCAGGGGTTTAGTCACAAGTGAGGAGGTTTCGAAGGTGGTGAGGGTGCTCATGCTAGGTGAGGAAGGGGTGGAGGCAGCGAAGAACGTGGCGGAGCTGTCGGCCTGCGCTAAGGAAGCCATGGAAGAGGGAGGACCATCATGGAAAGCACTGAAAGATATGATCAGTGAGTTGTGCGTGAAGAAGGTGAATGGGAACTTAGAGGAGAGCCAGGACGAGAAGGTAGTAGATGCTTAG